Proteins encoded in a region of the Methanomassiliicoccales archaeon genome:
- a CDS encoding Fic family protein, translating to MMLNDILDELRSTLLDRANLRSLPESVWKQVAILNTWGTNSIEGNTLSLEEVRVVLEAQRSVPGRPIRDVIETVQHEAAFRGLLLRLDAPITLVTVKELHEQVFRGIKVDAGQWRRVNVRIAGSKHTPPRLEKVVVEMEKWERAYDQKDRDGTNVFALAAQMHSEFERIHAFSDGNGRVGRLLLNLHFLKHNWPPVSVTPIERKRYLDALEKADDGDPRELEALLRVLMASSLLALLDQVGTAEDALVPLRELEKGADRSAKYLSLRAGQGYLPAVKRKGDWLSSKRALRLYDQYHARG from the coding sequence ATGATGCTTAATGACATACTAGACGAACTCCGGAGCACGCTTCTGGATCGCGCGAACCTAAGGAGCCTTCCCGAGTCCGTCTGGAAACAGGTGGCGATCCTGAACACCTGGGGCACCAACTCCATCGAAGGGAACACCCTCAGCCTAGAGGAGGTGCGCGTCGTGCTGGAGGCGCAGCGGAGTGTCCCCGGACGGCCTATCCGAGACGTCATCGAGACGGTGCAGCACGAGGCGGCGTTTCGCGGGCTCCTGCTTCGGCTGGACGCTCCGATCACGCTCGTCACAGTGAAAGAGTTGCACGAGCAGGTGTTCAGAGGGATCAAGGTCGATGCCGGTCAGTGGAGAAGGGTCAATGTGCGGATTGCTGGCAGCAAGCACACCCCGCCCCGCCTGGAGAAGGTGGTGGTGGAGATGGAGAAGTGGGAGAGGGCTTACGACCAGAAGGACCGCGATGGCACGAACGTTTTCGCATTGGCGGCTCAGATGCACTCCGAGTTCGAGAGGATACATGCCTTCAGCGACGGGAATGGAAGGGTGGGGAGGCTGCTTCTGAACCTCCACTTCCTCAAGCACAACTGGCCGCCGGTGAGCGTCACGCCTATCGAACGGAAGCGATACCTTGACGCGCTGGAGAAGGCCGACGACGGCGATCCGAGGGAACTGGAGGCGTTGCTCAGGGTGCTGATGGCCTCTTCCTTGCTAGCATTGCTGGACCAAGTGGGTACCGCCGAGGATGCGCTCGTACCTCTGAGAGAGCTGGAGAAGGGCGCGGACCGCTCGGCGAAGTATCTTTCGCTGCGCGCCGGCCAGGGCTATCTTCCGGCGGTCAAGAGGAAAGGGGATTGGCTGTCGAGCAAGAGGGCGCTTCGCCTCTATGACCAGTACCATGCCCGCGGCTAA
- a CDS encoding serine protein kinase RIO, giving the protein MPRQDDAYRTLEHTVQRIKSKEYGAVDAEDRKTLDEVFDKPALMSIYKLMKEGYIESVDFPISTGKEANVFRITSPEGKRFALKIYRTSNLTFKRIARYIEGDQRFIGLRGSRRKIIMAWATKEYRNLLRLQEAKVRVPAAIRFHNNLLLMEYLGTEDMPAPMLRNVILEEPTKTYKLILKYMRLAYQKAKLVHGDLSEYNILWMDGPVIIDCGQAMTLDHPNAIEFLRRDISNVNRYFRSLDVDVLDDETTLKQITKGKK; this is encoded by the coding sequence ATGCCTCGCCAAGACGACGCTTATAGAACGCTCGAGCACACGGTGCAGCGCATCAAGTCGAAGGAGTACGGCGCGGTCGATGCGGAGGACCGCAAGACTTTGGACGAGGTCTTCGACAAACCTGCCCTGATGAGCATATACAAGCTGATGAAGGAGGGCTACATAGAATCGGTCGATTTTCCCATCTCCACTGGCAAGGAGGCGAACGTCTTCCGAATAACCTCGCCGGAAGGCAAGCGCTTCGCCCTGAAGATCTACCGCACCTCCAACTTGACGTTCAAGCGCATCGCCCGCTATATCGAGGGGGACCAGAGGTTCATCGGACTGCGAGGATCAAGGCGCAAGATCATCATGGCCTGGGCGACGAAGGAGTATCGCAACCTGCTTCGCCTTCAGGAGGCCAAGGTCCGCGTGCCAGCGGCGATCAGATTCCACAACAACCTCCTGCTCATGGAATACCTCGGCACGGAGGACATGCCCGCCCCCATGCTCCGCAACGTCATCCTGGAAGAGCCGACGAAGACCTACAAGCTCATCCTCAAGTACATGCGCCTCGCCTATCAGAAGGCGAAGCTCGTGCACGGGGACCTGAGCGAATACAACATCCTCTGGATGGACGGCCCGGTGATAATCGACTGCGGCCAAGCGATGACGCTCGACCATCCCAACGCCATTGAGTTCCTGAGAAGGGATATAAGCAACGTCAACCGCTACTTCCGCTCTCTGGACGTGGACGTGCTGGACGATGAGACTACTCTCAAGCAGATAACGAAGGGAAAGAAATGA
- a CDS encoding KH domain-containing protein: MKAVRIPKERIGALIGAEGETKAFIESRLGLKLIIDAEGEVSVVEENPDDPVAGMKALDIVKAIGRGFSPQNAYRLLDDMEYLELIDMKDYVGGKAEHLVRLRARVIGSNGKTRRLIEELTGATVSVYGSTIGMIGQPEQVDVARRAVDMILRGSEHATVYRFLERSRGKLRIVEMGFEP; this comes from the coding sequence ATGAAAGCGGTACGCATCCCCAAGGAAAGGATCGGAGCATTGATAGGCGCTGAGGGCGAGACCAAGGCGTTCATCGAATCCCGCTTGGGCCTGAAGCTCATCATCGATGCCGAAGGAGAGGTCTCGGTCGTGGAAGAGAATCCGGACGATCCGGTCGCGGGCATGAAGGCCTTGGACATCGTCAAGGCCATAGGCCGGGGCTTCAGCCCTCAGAACGCCTACCGCCTCCTGGACGACATGGAGTACCTGGAGCTCATCGACATGAAGGATTACGTGGGCGGCAAGGCCGAGCACCTGGTCAGGCTGAGGGCCAGGGTCATAGGCTCCAACGGCAAGACCAGGCGCCTCATCGAAGAGCTGACCGGAGCTACGGTCTCGGTCTACGGCAGCACCATCGGCATGATCGGACAGCCGGAGCAGGTGGATGTCGCCAGGAGAGCGGTGGACATGATTCTGCGGGGCAGCGAGCACGCCACCGTGTACCGCTTCCTGGAGCGCAGTCGAGGGAAGCTGAGGATCGTAGAGATGGGATTCGAGCCTTAG
- the eif1A gene encoding translation initiation factor eIF-1A encodes MSPDNKYKKPQDAAAVQEEILRTPYPNKKEGEMFGIADQLLGASRIKVMCADGKSRMGRIPGKIRKRMWIREGDLVIVKPWDFQDEKADIRYRYTKTQASYLSRKKALPKSLDVF; translated from the coding sequence TTGAGTCCAGATAATAAATACAAGAAACCACAGGACGCGGCCGCGGTCCAGGAGGAGATCCTCCGCACCCCCTACCCGAACAAGAAGGAGGGGGAGATGTTCGGCATCGCCGATCAGCTCCTTGGCGCCTCGAGGATCAAGGTCATGTGCGCCGACGGCAAGTCGCGCATGGGCCGCATCCCGGGCAAGATCCGCAAGCGCATGTGGATCCGAGAGGGCGACCTGGTCATCGTCAAGCCCTGGGACTTCCAGGACGAGAAGGCCGACATCCGCTACCGCTACACGAAGACGCAGGCTTCTTACCTTAGTCGGAAGAAGGCGCTGCCGAAGAGCTTGGACGTCTTCTAG
- a CDS encoding ATP-binding protein, which translates to MEIAPILDEWNEYAAKKVLIPRDLPLDMVIGSSKNKIVTLTGVRRSGKSSLLMLILQRLISKGESATFVNAEDSRLKNEPNLLDQVIKRFGDEGYLLIDEITAAKDWDGWLARMHELAKDHLHIIVTSSRSNIRTPSRPLRGRSVYFDVLPLSYRERLRFTGVKVERTTAGTGKLERALEDHLRYGSFPEVVLQKTELERVRILSEYQREILALDVAGATGTDPALVDLFGKYLLQSPYFSATACLNFLKSVGFKIGKDKILELEKAAGDSMLFHFLQIHSMSVKDRTQYPRKVYAGDVGLHYAILGTGDMGRSMENLVCLELMRKMLPGEQLRYWKDRSGAEVDFVVLRGLEAVKAVQVCYDLANERTLRRELTGLSKCSAELKAKYRLLINMDRDEVVEHEGVEIKMLPLLDWLMLSSATSATPSGGP; encoded by the coding sequence ATGGAAATAGCCCCTATCCTTGATGAATGGAACGAATATGCGGCGAAGAAAGTGCTTATCCCTCGAGACCTACCACTGGATATGGTAATAGGGTCATCGAAGAACAAGATCGTCACCCTCACCGGGGTCAGAAGGTCAGGCAAGTCGAGCCTGCTGATGCTCATCCTGCAGCGACTGATCTCCAAGGGCGAGAGCGCCACCTTCGTGAACGCCGAGGACAGTCGGTTGAAGAACGAGCCGAATCTCCTGGACCAGGTAATCAAGCGCTTCGGGGACGAAGGATACCTTCTGATAGACGAAATCACCGCGGCGAAGGATTGGGATGGCTGGTTGGCACGAATGCACGAGCTTGCCAAAGATCATCTGCACATCATCGTGACGTCATCGAGAAGCAACATCCGCACGCCCAGCCGTCCGCTTCGCGGCCGCTCCGTATACTTCGATGTCCTCCCCCTCTCCTACCGGGAGAGGCTCCGGTTCACGGGAGTGAAGGTCGAAAGGACGACGGCAGGAACAGGAAAGCTGGAAAGGGCGCTCGAGGACCACCTGCGATACGGCAGCTTTCCAGAAGTGGTGTTGCAGAAGACTGAGCTGGAGAGAGTGCGCATCCTGTCCGAATACCAGCGCGAGATACTCGCTTTGGATGTGGCCGGCGCTACCGGCACCGATCCAGCATTGGTAGACCTCTTTGGGAAATACCTCCTGCAAAGCCCCTACTTCTCCGCCACCGCCTGCCTGAACTTCCTTAAGAGCGTGGGGTTCAAGATCGGCAAGGACAAGATACTAGAGCTGGAGAAGGCCGCGGGAGACAGCATGCTCTTCCATTTCCTGCAGATACACTCCATGAGCGTGAAGGACAGGACGCAGTATCCAAGGAAGGTATATGCAGGCGATGTTGGACTGCACTACGCCATCCTAGGGACCGGCGATATGGGGAGGAGTATGGAGAACCTGGTCTGCTTGGAGCTGATGCGCAAGATGCTGCCGGGCGAGCAATTGCGATATTGGAAGGATCGTTCCGGAGCGGAAGTGGATTTCGTGGTGCTGCGTGGACTGGAAGCGGTGAAGGCGGTCCAGGTGTGCTATGACCTGGCGAACGAGCGCACTCTGAGGCGCGAGCTGACAGGATTGAGCAAGTGCTCCGCCGAGCTGAAGGCCAAGTACCGTCTGCTCATCAACATGGACCGCGATGAGGTCGTGGAGCACGAGGGCGTTGAGATCAAGATGTTGCCACTCTTAGATTGGCTGATGCTTTCATCTGCTACGAGCGCAACTCCCTCAGGCGGACCTTGA